In Nonomuraea sp. NBC_00507, the following are encoded in one genomic region:
- a CDS encoding CBS domain-containing protein, with protein sequence MAKTVADVMTSHPATIEGDQPVSVAAALMRSHAVRRR encoded by the coding sequence ATGGCGAAGACCGTGGCGGACGTGATGACCAGCCACCCGGCGACGATCGAGGGTGACCAGCCTGTGTCCGTCGCCGCCGCGCTGATGCGCTCGCACGCCGTACGCCGCCGCTAG
- a CDS encoding CPBP family intramembrane glutamic endopeptidase, giving the protein MTAVIQARSVTGPSRLRARVNFAIFAIVVVGGGWLFAAWDRATGQLSGTADTTSTSGSTAGQGLWLLAPALTALALHFLSKDGAGPLGLTLRFPGRVRWFAFALALFPMAAALCVAIATATGAATFSLAPSPGKPALAEAIVAALGFLLIKNVLEEFIFRGYATRTAMALGLPGLAPHALVGLLWGLWHLPLYLVWMRPADFDATTSLPWPWFLPWFLVGIVALAVLYGELRLRTGSIWPGVALHTVSNALSTPLLLHGHLRLEGHADAWFGIAPHAITSMVIFGGLGLVLYRRRIAE; this is encoded by the coding sequence GTGACCGCCGTCATCCAGGCCCGATCGGTTACAGGCCCCTCGCGCCTGCGCGCTCGCGTCAACTTCGCGATCTTCGCCATCGTCGTCGTGGGCGGCGGCTGGCTGTTCGCCGCCTGGGACCGGGCCACCGGCCAGTTGTCCGGCACCGCCGACACGACCTCCACGAGCGGCAGCACGGCAGGACAGGGCCTGTGGTTGCTGGCCCCCGCGCTGACCGCCCTCGCCCTCCACTTCCTCAGCAAGGACGGGGCCGGGCCGCTGGGCCTGACGTTACGGTTCCCCGGGCGCGTGCGCTGGTTCGCCTTCGCTCTCGCGCTGTTCCCCATGGCGGCCGCCCTCTGCGTGGCGATCGCGACCGCGACCGGCGCCGCGACGTTCTCCCTCGCCCCCTCGCCCGGGAAGCCGGCTCTGGCCGAGGCGATCGTCGCCGCGCTCGGCTTCCTCCTGATCAAGAACGTGCTGGAGGAATTCATTTTCCGCGGGTACGCCACCCGCACCGCCATGGCCCTCGGCCTGCCCGGACTCGCACCGCACGCGCTCGTCGGCCTGTTGTGGGGACTATGGCACCTGCCGCTCTACCTGGTGTGGATGCGGCCCGCGGACTTCGACGCGACCACGAGTCTGCCCTGGCCGTGGTTCCTGCCGTGGTTCCTCGTCGGCATCGTGGCGCTGGCCGTCCTGTACGGCGAGCTGCGGCTGCGTACCGGCTCCATCTGGCCCGGCGTGGCCCTGCACACGGTGAGCAACGCGCTCTCGACGCCCCTCCTGCTCCACGGCCACCTGCGCCTCGAGGGTCACGCGGACGCCTGGTTCGGGATCGCGCCCCACGCGATCACCTCAATGGTGATCTTCGGCGGTCTCGGCCTCGTTCTCTACCGTCGTCGCATCGCCGAATGA
- a CDS encoding class I SAM-dependent methyltransferase — MDAVYTHGHHESVLRSHRWRTAENSAAYLLPHLKPHMTLLDVGSGPGTITADLAGLVGHLTASEVTAEALDLAKAEAAARGLGNVDFAVADVHDLPYADDTFCVVHAHQVLQHVGDPVRALREMRRVTEPTGYVAARDSDYAAFTWYPRVPALDEWLELYQKIARANGGEPDAGRRLLSWARAAGFEDVTATSSTWCFATSEDRAWWGGMWAERILRSSMAEQALATGAATEADLRRISDGWLEWAAAGDGWLSILHGEILCRA, encoded by the coding sequence ATGGACGCCGTTTACACGCATGGCCACCACGAGTCCGTGTTGCGCTCGCACCGCTGGCGCACGGCGGAGAACTCGGCGGCGTACCTGCTGCCGCACCTGAAGCCGCATATGACGCTCCTGGACGTGGGCAGCGGGCCCGGCACGATCACCGCCGACCTGGCGGGCCTGGTCGGGCACCTGACGGCGTCCGAGGTCACCGCCGAGGCGCTGGACCTGGCGAAGGCCGAGGCGGCCGCCAGGGGGCTGGGCAACGTGGACTTCGCCGTCGCCGACGTGCACGACCTGCCGTACGCCGACGACACCTTCTGCGTCGTGCACGCCCACCAGGTGCTGCAGCATGTGGGCGACCCGGTGCGGGCCCTGCGCGAGATGCGCCGGGTGACCGAGCCGACCGGGTATGTGGCGGCGCGCGACAGCGACTACGCCGCGTTCACCTGGTATCCGCGGGTGCCGGCGCTGGATGAGTGGCTGGAGCTGTATCAGAAGATCGCGCGGGCGAACGGCGGCGAGCCGGACGCCGGGCGGCGGTTGCTGTCGTGGGCCAGGGCCGCGGGCTTCGAGGACGTCACCGCCACCTCCTCCACCTGGTGCTTCGCCACATCGGAAGACCGTGCCTGGTGGGGCGGCATGTGGGCCGAGCGGATCCTGCGCTCTTCCATGGCCGAGCAGGCCTTGGCCACCGGTGCCGCGACGGAGGCCGATCTGCGGCGGATCTCGGACGGGTGGCTGGAGTGGGCGGCCGCCGGCGACGGCTGGCTGTCCATCCTGCACGGCGAGATCCTCTGCCGCGCGTAA
- the def gene encoding peptide deformylase, producing MRKALVVGEVRPIVHVGDPVLHHPCEPVTRFDDELAALVEDMFASMYAAEGVGLAANQIGVPLRVFVYDCPDADGEHHKGVVVNPTLELPEVGERHLDAGDEGCLSVPGQYAPLPRPDHATVHGYDAAGQPVTVEGTGLLSRCLQHETDHLDGHLYIDRLPAKRRKQVLAAYREEHPSAVADKTPL from the coding sequence TTGAGAAAGGCGTTGGTCGTGGGAGAGGTCCGGCCGATCGTGCATGTGGGCGACCCGGTGCTGCATCACCCGTGCGAGCCGGTCACCCGGTTCGACGACGAGCTGGCGGCGCTGGTGGAGGACATGTTCGCGAGCATGTACGCGGCGGAGGGCGTGGGCCTGGCCGCCAACCAGATCGGCGTGCCGCTGCGCGTGTTCGTCTACGACTGCCCGGACGCCGACGGCGAGCACCACAAGGGCGTCGTCGTCAACCCCACACTGGAGCTGCCGGAGGTCGGTGAGCGCCACCTCGACGCCGGGGACGAGGGCTGCCTGTCGGTCCCCGGCCAGTACGCGCCGCTCCCCCGCCCCGACCACGCCACCGTGCACGGCTACGACGCCGCCGGGCAGCCGGTCACGGTGGAGGGCACCGGGCTGCTGTCGCGCTGCCTGCAGCACGAGACCGACCACCTCGACGGCCACCTCTACATCGACCGCCTGCCGGCCAAGCGCCGCAAGCAGGTGCTGGCCGCCTACCGTGAGGAGCACCCCTCCGCTGTAGCGGACAAGACACCGCTATAG
- a CDS encoding MmcQ/YjbR family DNA-binding protein, with amino-acid sequence MVTVDDVRQFTRTLPRSSEHLIRDRVKFRVGQIVYVAFSRDETLMGFGFPKEEREALVAAEPDKFLMPRESDLRFNWVVVRLAALDVAEMRELVLEAWRMCVPKKVRLEQQLAAERARP; translated from the coding sequence GTGGTCACAGTCGACGATGTACGACAGTTCACGCGCACGCTTCCGCGCTCGTCGGAGCACCTCATCAGGGACCGGGTGAAGTTCCGCGTCGGCCAGATCGTCTACGTGGCATTCTCGCGGGACGAGACGCTCATGGGCTTCGGCTTCCCCAAGGAGGAGCGCGAGGCGCTGGTGGCGGCCGAGCCGGACAAGTTCCTCATGCCGAGGGAGTCGGATCTGCGCTTCAACTGGGTGGTGGTGCGCCTGGCCGCGCTCGACGTCGCGGAGATGCGTGAGCTGGTGCTGGAGGCATGGCGGATGTGCGTGCCGAAGAAAGTGCGTCTGGAGCAGCAACTGGCCGCCGAGCGCGCCCGCCCCTGA
- a CDS encoding PadR family transcriptional regulator, producing MARRDQTEMAVLGALSMQPMTAYALREAIREVLGHFWSESFGQIYPTLNALEQDGHVRRQEGPRAGSSIFQITDSGLARLRDLLNEPIKAAPPRNGLLLRLFFGRHLGVRRCRELLQDAKADAERRLAEYDALTRTVADEDRDSPHLPYTLMTISAGRHGAEAAVAWAEEALAVLGTLPGNGDPQ from the coding sequence ATGGCGCGACGAGATCAGACGGAAATGGCGGTCCTGGGTGCGCTGAGCATGCAGCCGATGACGGCGTACGCCCTGCGCGAGGCCATCAGGGAAGTGCTCGGCCATTTCTGGAGCGAGAGTTTCGGCCAGATCTACCCCACGCTCAACGCCCTGGAACAGGACGGGCACGTCCGGCGCCAGGAGGGCCCGCGCGCCGGATCGTCGATCTTCCAGATCACCGATTCCGGCCTGGCCCGCCTGCGTGACCTGCTGAACGAGCCCATCAAGGCGGCGCCGCCGCGCAACGGGCTCCTGCTGCGCCTGTTCTTCGGCCGGCACCTCGGCGTGCGCCGCTGCCGCGAACTGCTCCAGGATGCCAAGGCCGACGCCGAACGGCGGCTGGCCGAATACGACGCCCTGACGCGCACGGTCGCCGATGAGGACCGCGACTCCCCGCACCTGCCCTACACGCTCATGACGATCTCGGCCGGCCGGCACGGCGCCGAGGCGGCCGTCGCCTGGGCCGAGGAGGCCCTGGCGGTGCTCGGCACTCTTCCCGGGAACGGAGACCCCCAGTGA
- a CDS encoding pyridoxal phosphate-dependent decarboxylase family protein, which produces MNDLRPANGTGGEDLRVASGAGGEDLGAAGAKAAAIVAGHLAGVTDRPVWRPVPAADRAWLSDQELPETGRPLDELLEDTRTHVLPHPMGNGHPRFFGWVNSPPNPAGVLIEPLAAALNPSCAGGDHAGPHLERAVVRWLAELVGFPHRPGGGLLTSGASMATVICLAAARQRAALADGWDAREEGLSGRPPMVMYVTEEGHSCLHKAAQLLGLGARHVRTVPVDAAYRMDVSALRAMVAEDLQAGLRPFCVAGSAGTVNSGAVDPLGEIADVAAEHGLWFHVDGAYGALGILADGAAAHYAGLERADSLALDPHKWLGVPVGCGCALLRDPAAARAAFSLVPSYLVDDNAGELGWFAEYGPEQTRPFRALKSWATLSHLGRSGIVSLVNHTAGLARTLAAMVEQAADFELLAPVTTSITAFRYRPHDGDGLDALNRAIPGAVQARGNAFLTGTRLSGRETLRACFLHPDTTERDLAVLLDEIRLAAKSLHT; this is translated from the coding sequence ATGAATGACCTGCGCCCGGCGAACGGCACCGGCGGCGAGGACTTGCGTGTGGCGTCCGGCGCCGGCGGCGAGGACCTGGGTGCGGCCGGTGCGAAAGCGGCCGCGATCGTGGCCGGGCACCTGGCGGGCGTCACAGACCGGCCTGTCTGGCGGCCGGTGCCGGCCGCGGACCGTGCCTGGCTGAGCGACCAGGAGCTGCCCGAAACGGGGCGCCCGCTGGACGAGCTGCTCGAGGACACCCGCACGCACGTGCTGCCGCACCCGATGGGCAACGGCCACCCCCGCTTCTTCGGCTGGGTCAACTCCCCGCCCAACCCGGCAGGTGTGCTCATCGAGCCGCTGGCCGCCGCGCTCAACCCCAGCTGCGCCGGCGGCGACCATGCCGGGCCGCACCTGGAGCGGGCGGTGGTGCGGTGGCTGGCCGAGCTGGTCGGGTTCCCGCATCGGCCCGGCGGCGGATTGCTCACCAGCGGGGCGTCGATGGCCACGGTGATCTGCCTGGCCGCCGCCCGCCAGCGGGCCGCGCTCGCCGACGGCTGGGACGCCCGCGAGGAGGGGCTGTCCGGGCGGCCACCCATGGTCATGTACGTCACCGAGGAAGGCCACAGCTGCCTGCACAAGGCCGCCCAGCTGCTCGGCCTGGGGGCGCGGCACGTGCGCACGGTGCCGGTGGACGCCGCGTACCGGATGGACGTGTCCGCGCTGCGCGCCATGGTGGCCGAGGACCTCCAGGCGGGGCTGCGGCCGTTCTGCGTGGCGGGCAGTGCGGGCACCGTCAACTCCGGTGCCGTCGACCCGCTCGGCGAGATCGCCGACGTGGCCGCCGAGCACGGGCTCTGGTTCCACGTGGACGGCGCCTACGGCGCGCTCGGCATCCTGGCCGACGGCGCCGCCGCCCACTATGCGGGTCTGGAGCGGGCCGACTCCCTCGCGCTGGACCCGCACAAGTGGCTGGGCGTGCCGGTGGGCTGCGGGTGCGCGCTGCTGCGCGACCCGGCGGCGGCGCGGGCCGCGTTCAGCCTGGTGCCGTCCTACCTGGTCGACGACAACGCCGGCGAGCTGGGCTGGTTCGCCGAGTACGGGCCCGAGCAGACCCGGCCGTTCCGCGCGCTGAAGAGCTGGGCCACCCTGTCCCACCTCGGCCGCTCCGGCATCGTGAGCCTGGTGAACCACACGGCGGGCCTGGCCCGCACGCTCGCCGCCATGGTCGAGCAGGCCGCCGACTTCGAGCTGCTCGCCCCGGTCACCACGTCGATCACGGCCTTCCGCTACCGCCCGCACGACGGCGACGGGCTGGACGCGCTCAACCGGGCGATCCCCGGCGCGGTCCAGGCCCGCGGGAACGCGTTCCTCACCGGCACCCGGCTGAGCGGCCGCGAGACGTTGCGGGCCTGCTTCCTGCACCCGGACACCACCGAGCGGGACCTGGCCGTGCTGCTCGACGAGATCCGCCTGGCGGCCAAGAGCCTCCATACGTGA
- a CDS encoding NAD-dependent epimerase/dehydratase family protein, whose protein sequence is MRRVLVTGAAGRIGRAVLDLLDQRGVAANVLVLEDPADLKAELVVEGTATDPHAVRAALEEADAVIHLAAIPTPERHPAEEVFATNTQATYTVLEQAGQAGIKRVCTASSTAISGLPFAARTLHPPYVPVDEEQPSRPEDPYALSKQADELTAQMMARRYGMSVVALRLPYVGGFDERLRDFAGRCELDPGLHAAGLWAYLETRDAARACLLALEPDGFHVITVAAPETLVSHPTEDLLRRFHPTTEIRRPLPGRTVPLNLAKATTVLGFSAEFRV, encoded by the coding sequence ATGAGACGTGTCCTGGTCACCGGGGCCGCCGGCCGTATCGGCCGGGCCGTCCTCGACCTGCTGGATCAGCGGGGGGTCGCGGCCAACGTCCTCGTGCTGGAGGACCCCGCGGACCTGAAGGCCGAGCTGGTCGTCGAGGGCACCGCGACGGACCCGCATGCCGTACGGGCAGCCCTTGAAGAAGCTGACGCGGTCATCCATCTCGCGGCGATCCCCACGCCCGAACGCCATCCGGCCGAGGAGGTCTTCGCCACCAACACGCAGGCCACCTACACCGTGCTGGAACAGGCCGGCCAGGCGGGGATCAAGCGCGTGTGCACGGCCAGCAGCACGGCGATCTCGGGTCTGCCGTTCGCCGCGCGCACCCTCCACCCGCCGTACGTACCGGTGGACGAGGAGCAGCCGTCCCGGCCGGAGGATCCTTACGCGCTGTCCAAGCAGGCCGACGAGCTGACCGCCCAGATGATGGCGCGGCGCTACGGCATGTCGGTGGTCGCCCTGCGCCTGCCGTACGTCGGCGGCTTCGACGAGCGCCTGCGCGACTTCGCGGGCAGGTGCGAGCTGGATCCCGGCCTGCACGCGGCCGGTCTGTGGGCCTACCTCGAAACGCGGGACGCGGCCCGGGCGTGCCTGCTCGCCCTCGAGCCGGACGGCTTCCATGTCATCACCGTGGCCGCCCCGGAAACCCTGGTCTCCCACCCCACCGAGGATCTGCTCCGCCGGTTCCACCCCACGACCGAGATCCGCCGCCCCCTCCCCGGCCGCACGGTCCCCCTGAACCTGGCCAAGGCCACGACCGTTCTCGGCTTCAGCGCGGAATTCCGCGTGTGA
- a CDS encoding arylamine N-acetyltransferase family protein, whose protein sequence is MTWDIAKLDLDAYLTRIGYDGPHAPTAATLRAVHLAHVQAIPFENLDVLLGRGVRLDLGSLQDKMVTGGRGGYCHEQNLLFAAALERLGFTLKRHLARIRLGRSHLPRSHATLTVAADGRTWLADVGFGGDGLVEPMPFEDGATLESGPWRWRLGRDGDFWVLHSGPASEETELYAFRPDEPHYPSDFEVANFYVSEYPQSPFRHHVLVQRTTANTRIRLEDLRVSTAKELGTTLRDRFGIEIAEPDAHAVLLKLAT, encoded by the coding sequence ATGACGTGGGACATTGCGAAACTCGACCTGGACGCGTACCTGACCAGGATCGGCTACGACGGCCCGCACGCCCCGACGGCGGCGACGTTACGCGCTGTGCACCTGGCGCACGTCCAGGCCATCCCGTTCGAGAACCTGGACGTGCTCCTCGGCCGGGGCGTCCGCCTCGACCTCGGCAGCCTTCAGGACAAGATGGTGACGGGCGGGCGCGGCGGCTACTGCCACGAGCAGAACCTGCTGTTCGCGGCCGCGCTCGAGCGCCTCGGCTTCACCCTGAAACGCCACCTGGCCCGGATCCGGCTCGGCCGCTCCCACCTGCCGCGCTCGCACGCCACGCTCACCGTGGCGGCGGACGGCCGCACGTGGCTGGCCGATGTCGGGTTCGGGGGTGACGGGCTGGTGGAGCCGATGCCGTTCGAGGACGGCGCCACGCTGGAGTCGGGGCCTTGGCGGTGGCGGCTGGGGCGCGACGGCGACTTCTGGGTGCTGCATTCGGGGCCTGCTTCGGAGGAGACGGAGCTGTACGCCTTCCGCCCCGACGAGCCGCACTATCCGAGCGACTTCGAGGTGGCCAACTTCTACGTCTCGGAGTATCCGCAGTCGCCGTTCCGGCACCATGTGCTCGTCCAGCGCACCACGGCGAACACGCGGATCAGGCTGGAGGATCTGCGGGTGTCGACCGCGAAGGAGCTGGGGACGACCCTGCGCGACCGCTTCGGCATCGAAATCGCGGAGCCGGACGCCCATGCCGTCCTCCTCAAGCTCGCGACCTGA
- a CDS encoding RICIN domain-containing protein — translation MTGRVIIVVLGLLAALAPAVPAAAADPPVTLVGQASLRCLTVQSVSTEPGAKVIVWDCNRKINQEWTYTDAQELRVYSGSDVKCLDVQGRSTAPGATVQTWNCTGATNQKWTLNANGTITGHQSGLCLDVTGGGVSPNGTEVKIQTCTTGANQKWARPLADLPAGVYFQDPGP, via the coding sequence ATGACCGGACGAGTCATCATCGTCGTCTTAGGACTGCTTGCCGCGCTGGCGCCCGCGGTCCCCGCCGCCGCGGCCGACCCGCCCGTGACACTGGTCGGCCAGGCGTCCCTGCGCTGCCTCACCGTCCAGAGCGTCAGCACCGAACCCGGCGCCAAGGTGATCGTGTGGGACTGCAACCGCAAGATCAACCAGGAATGGACCTACACCGACGCTCAGGAACTGCGCGTCTACAGCGGCAGTGACGTCAAGTGCCTCGACGTCCAGGGCCGAAGCACCGCGCCCGGCGCCACCGTGCAGACCTGGAACTGCACGGGGGCCACCAACCAGAAATGGACCCTCAACGCCAACGGGACCATCACCGGCCACCAATCGGGCCTGTGCCTGGACGTCACCGGCGGCGGCGTCAGCCCCAACGGCACCGAGGTGAAGATCCAGACCTGCACGACCGGGGCGAACCAGAAGTGGGCCCGGCCCCTGGCCGATCTCCCCGCCGGCGTGTACTTCCAGGACCCGGGACCCTGA
- a CDS encoding helix-turn-helix domain-containing protein, with the protein MDGEGVLSTGLSMAELGQRIRGERRARGLSIERLAELSRISRSMVSDVERGAKTPTVLVLDRLATALGTSIARLLDEPAHGAMRVLRHGEQRVLRDPSGWERRVLSPVISDVEFEFMRTTIGPGVDAGEFEPHAPGSREYLAVEHGSLRLTINGRAYVLDTGDAVYYPGDCRHAFANDGAVDCVYYLAMELGGAGHHEPRKEPLDE; encoded by the coding sequence ATGGACGGCGAAGGGGTCCTGTCCACCGGCCTGTCGATGGCCGAGCTGGGACAGCGGATCCGCGGCGAGCGGCGGGCGCGCGGGTTGTCGATCGAGCGGCTGGCCGAGCTGAGCCGCATCAGCAGGAGCATGGTGTCGGACGTCGAGCGCGGCGCCAAGACGCCGACCGTGCTGGTGCTCGACCGGCTGGCCACGGCGCTCGGCACGTCGATCGCGCGGCTGCTCGACGAGCCGGCGCACGGCGCGATGCGGGTGCTGCGCCACGGCGAGCAGCGGGTGCTGCGTGACCCGTCGGGCTGGGAGCGTCGGGTGCTGTCACCGGTGATCAGCGACGTGGAGTTCGAGTTCATGCGCACGACCATCGGGCCGGGCGTGGACGCGGGCGAGTTCGAGCCGCACGCGCCGGGGTCGCGGGAATACCTCGCGGTGGAGCACGGCAGCCTGCGGCTGACCATCAACGGCAGGGCGTACGTGCTCGACACCGGCGACGCCGTCTACTACCCGGGCGACTGCCGCCACGCCTTCGCCAACGACGGCGCCGTCGACTGCGTTTACTACCTGGCCATGGAGCTGGGCGGCGCCGGGCACCACGAACCACGGAAGGAACCCCTCGATGAATGA
- a CDS encoding TetR/AcrR family transcriptional regulator, translating into MPRPRTVSDEAILDAVLGLAHRIGPARLTFAAVAAEVGLSAATLVQRFGTKRGLLLAADKRGVDLWVDALDRSTAASPLTRIIEGLTLAVENVATPELMANSVAMLQLDLADPDFHAETLRGARAVRARIEGDLNAALDAGELRAGTDAARLATLVETAYHGAMIGWAIHREGTLADWMRKQVEAVLAPHRTAG; encoded by the coding sequence ATGCCGCGCCCACGTACCGTCAGTGACGAGGCGATCCTCGATGCCGTTCTCGGCCTCGCCCACCGCATCGGCCCGGCCCGGCTGACCTTCGCCGCGGTCGCCGCGGAGGTGGGGTTGTCGGCCGCGACGCTGGTGCAGCGCTTCGGGACCAAGCGTGGTTTGCTGCTCGCCGCCGACAAGCGGGGCGTCGACCTCTGGGTCGACGCCCTGGACCGCTCGACAGCCGCCTCGCCGCTCACCCGCATCATCGAGGGCCTCACCCTCGCGGTCGAAAACGTCGCCACGCCGGAGCTGATGGCCAATTCGGTCGCGATGCTCCAGCTCGACCTTGCCGATCCCGACTTCCACGCCGAGACGCTCCGCGGCGCACGAGCGGTCCGCGCCCGCATCGAGGGTGACCTGAACGCCGCGCTCGACGCGGGCGAGCTGCGCGCCGGCACCGACGCGGCGAGGCTCGCGACGCTCGTCGAGACCGCCTACCACGGCGCGATGATCGGCTGGGCGATCCACCGCGAGGGCACCCTCGCCGACTGGATGCGCAAGCAGGTCGAGGCCGTGCTCGCGCCACACCGAACCGCCGGCTAG
- a CDS encoding GNAT family N-acetyltransferase: MHFRTAVEGDLDRLLGCVVDESISWAHPDRLLSFLESGNYRYDRIWIAEDGDRILARAVWWGFPGGDKPLAMDCLYVHPSVEDRVGLAAGLLRHAFTESGERPAYHVFLSNGWRDDPKATAAIAWRWEAAGRAGLTEELERLRYEWTADELVPEPTQRLVFRGDDDDEAFVAAFRRVAVGSLDYDTRQGLLTMDPETQAREDVDAYKSMPGDRSWWRLAYTKDGDLAGVALPSANNAGPVVGYLGVVPEHRGHGYVDDLLAEITRSHAERGVQRIVADTDLGNVPMARAFERAGYRNFSIRLVLSAKPEIAADDRNPVNT; this comes from the coding sequence GTGCATTTCCGTACCGCGGTCGAGGGTGATCTAGACCGCCTGCTCGGCTGCGTCGTCGACGAGTCCATCAGCTGGGCCCATCCCGACCGCCTGCTGTCGTTTCTCGAAAGCGGCAACTACCGTTACGACCGTATCTGGATCGCCGAGGACGGCGACCGGATCCTGGCCCGCGCCGTCTGGTGGGGCTTCCCCGGCGGCGACAAGCCGCTCGCGATGGACTGCCTCTACGTCCACCCCTCCGTCGAGGATCGCGTGGGCCTGGCCGCCGGCCTGCTCCGCCACGCGTTCACCGAGTCCGGTGAACGGCCCGCGTACCACGTGTTCCTGTCCAACGGCTGGCGCGACGACCCGAAGGCCACGGCGGCGATCGCCTGGCGATGGGAGGCCGCGGGCCGCGCCGGGCTCACGGAGGAGCTGGAACGCCTCCGCTACGAGTGGACGGCCGACGAGCTCGTGCCCGAGCCGACGCAGCGGCTCGTCTTCCGCGGGGATGACGACGACGAGGCGTTCGTCGCGGCGTTCCGGCGGGTGGCCGTGGGCTCGCTCGACTACGACACGCGGCAGGGGTTGCTCACCATGGACCCGGAGACGCAGGCGCGCGAAGACGTCGACGCCTACAAGTCGATGCCGGGGGACCGGTCATGGTGGCGGCTGGCGTACACGAAGGACGGGGACCTGGCCGGGGTCGCCTTGCCGTCGGCCAACAACGCCGGACCGGTGGTGGGTTACCTCGGCGTCGTGCCCGAGCACCGCGGCCACGGCTACGTCGACGACCTGCTCGCCGAGATCACCCGCTCGCACGCCGAGCGGGGCGTGCAGCGGATCGTGGCCGACACGGACCTGGGGAACGTGCCGATGGCGCGGGCGTTCGAACGCGCCGGCTACCGGAATTTCTCGATCCGGCTGGTCTTGTCGGCCAAACCGGAAATCGCGGCCGACGATCGGAATCCCGTGAACACGTGA
- a CDS encoding heparin lyase I family protein — translation MLRTVTSPVFKGTTAIEARQTYVNEGGGYHSETVQHRTQAVGQDRYYGQAIYLPPTWQFHNQNVTFQQWSPEDPEGPWELMFVQNDEIRIGGSGGFSATLGKITNLRGTWIRIVTRLKFHATDGAFEVWINGQKTWSRTGVTVLPKTSQTIRWSSGIYCTGWREGTPSGQSVLSVYHDHARIASSYALAEPANW, via the coding sequence GTGCTGCGCACGGTCACCAGCCCTGTGTTCAAGGGGACCACCGCCATCGAGGCCAGGCAGACCTACGTCAACGAGGGCGGCGGATACCACTCCGAGACCGTCCAGCACCGGACCCAGGCCGTGGGCCAGGACCGTTACTACGGCCAGGCCATCTACCTGCCGCCGACCTGGCAGTTCCACAACCAGAACGTCACTTTCCAGCAGTGGTCGCCCGAGGACCCCGAGGGCCCGTGGGAGCTGATGTTCGTCCAGAACGACGAGATCAGAATCGGCGGCTCCGGCGGCTTCTCCGCCACCCTCGGCAAGATCACGAATCTGCGGGGGACGTGGATCAGGATCGTCACCCGCCTCAAGTTCCACGCCACCGACGGCGCCTTCGAGGTCTGGATCAACGGCCAGAAGACGTGGAGCCGTACCGGGGTCACGGTGTTGCCCAAGACGTCGCAGACCATCCGATGGTCGTCGGGCATCTACTGCACCGGCTGGCGTGAGGGCACGCCGAGCGGGCAGAGCGTCCTGTCGGTCTACCACGATCACGCCAGGATCGCCTCCTCCTACGCGCTCGCGGAGCCGGCCAACTGGTGA